The following is a genomic window from Peptostreptococcaceae bacterium.
TCAGCGTCAACAACATATACATCATCTTCCAAATCAAAATCTGATGATTTCAACTGTTCCGCATTGTTTATATAGAATGAATTCTCATCATTTTGATAAA
Proteins encoded in this region:
- a CDS encoding DUF4275 family protein — encoded protein: MNNAEQLKSSDFDLEDDVYVVDAEMKWTYVHTHESQCGPYYFCKK